A section of the Streptomyces sp. CG1 genome encodes:
- a CDS encoding DUF4328 domain-containing protein gives MEVPQQGTPTVVSPAATDSPRPVTGAATAATLLISLELVREVLVTVDNWRGYFVVHDFLAGKATLADVQAADSDTLATLAGTWSWFLAGIAAGVPFLVWLWRARINAELIGGTAAHRRSRGWVIGAWASPVANLWFPYQVVSDIWQASAPRRPAPATLVKAWWALYVVAMFVVKPIQWRMASQEASEQDVLANANMSTLLTVLYLAAGVLVILIMRRITEWQTNSLAPNAG, from the coding sequence ATGGAAGTTCCACAGCAAGGCACACCGACCGTCGTCAGCCCCGCCGCCACGGACTCACCCAGGCCGGTAACCGGTGCCGCGACAGCAGCGACGCTACTGATCTCACTGGAACTCGTACGTGAAGTACTGGTCACCGTCGACAACTGGCGCGGCTACTTCGTCGTCCACGACTTCCTGGCCGGAAAGGCGACCCTCGCGGACGTCCAGGCCGCCGACTCCGACACCCTCGCAACGCTGGCGGGAACATGGTCGTGGTTCCTGGCAGGGATCGCGGCCGGCGTGCCGTTCCTCGTCTGGCTCTGGCGAGCGCGGATCAACGCCGAACTGATCGGCGGTACCGCCGCGCACCGCCGGTCCCGGGGCTGGGTGATCGGCGCCTGGGCCTCCCCCGTGGCCAACCTGTGGTTCCCGTACCAAGTGGTCTCGGACATCTGGCAAGCCAGCGCCCCCCGGCGGCCCGCCCCCGCCACCCTCGTCAAGGCCTGGTGGGCGCTGTACGTGGTCGCGATGTTCGTCGTGAAACCGATCCAATGGCGCATGGCCTCGCAGGAGGCCTCCGAACAGGACGTACTGGCCAACGCGAACATGTCCACCCTGCTCACGGTGCTCTACCTGGCGGCCGGCGTCCTGGTCATCCTCATCATGAGGCGCATCACCGAGTGGCAGACCAACAGCCTTGCGCCGAACGCAGGGTGA
- a CDS encoding DUF5324 family protein, protein MTRIDSVRAATGSAKDSVLHAAEVVAPYADTAKERAALYAQEARVRLAPVMSQAAEQARVQYDARLAPRLEQARAHVPPKMDLAAQEAAVRARKAARQAAEYSRPRIEQAVAAAGPVRDEAAARGAAALAALRGQVSAEEIQKLARRNARRCRAGRAVKALVLLTALAGGAFAAWKWWDKQANPDWLVEPPAATEVPESGGRLSAVDGSGTSALDPEVQAKQAEEDAADEDDQ, encoded by the coding sequence GTGACCCGCATCGACAGCGTGCGCGCCGCGACCGGCTCGGCGAAGGACAGCGTGCTGCACGCCGCGGAAGTGGTGGCGCCTTACGCCGATACGGCCAAGGAGCGTGCCGCGCTCTACGCGCAGGAGGCACGCGTACGGCTGGCGCCCGTGATGTCGCAGGCCGCCGAACAGGCCCGCGTGCAGTACGACGCCCGGTTGGCCCCGCGGCTGGAGCAGGCGCGTGCGCATGTGCCGCCGAAGATGGACCTGGCGGCGCAGGAGGCCGCCGTTCGTGCTCGCAAGGCTGCTCGGCAGGCCGCCGAGTATTCGCGTCCGAGGATCGAGCAGGCCGTGGCGGCGGCTGGTCCGGTCCGTGACGAGGCCGCCGCGCGGGGCGCCGCCGCGCTGGCTGCGTTGCGTGGTCAGGTTTCGGCGGAGGAGATCCAGAAGCTGGCGCGCAGGAACGCGCGCCGGTGCCGGGCCGGCCGTGCGGTGAAGGCGCTGGTGCTGCTGACCGCGTTGGCCGGTGGTGCTTTCGCGGCCTGGAAGTGGTGGGACAAGCAGGCCAACCCGGACTGGCTGGTCGAGCCGCCCGCGGCGACGGAGGTGCCCGAGTCGGGTGGCCGGCTCAGCGCGGTGGACGGCAGTGGCACCTCGGCCCTGGACCCGGAGGTGCAGGCGAAGCAGGCCGAGGAGGACGCCGCGGATGAGGACGACCAGTAG
- a CDS encoding peptidylprolyl isomerase, with product MAEQLYATLKTNHGDIEIKLFPNHAPETVKNFVELAQGQREWTDPETGAKTNRPLYDGTIFHRVISGFMIQGGDPLGNGTGGPGYQFKDEFHPDLSFNKPYLLAMANAGPGTNGSQFFITVSPTTWLNRKHTIFGEVTDPASQKVVDAIIGTQTNPRNDRPVKDVVIESVVVETR from the coding sequence GTGGCTGAGCAGCTTTACGCCACCCTGAAGACCAACCACGGCGACATCGAGATCAAGCTTTTCCCGAACCACGCGCCGGAAACGGTCAAGAACTTCGTCGAGCTGGCCCAGGGCCAGCGCGAGTGGACGGACCCCGAGACGGGTGCGAAGACCAACCGGCCGCTCTACGACGGCACGATCTTCCACCGTGTCATCAGCGGCTTCATGATCCAGGGCGGCGACCCCCTGGGCAACGGCACCGGCGGCCCCGGCTACCAGTTCAAGGACGAGTTCCACCCCGACCTGTCCTTCAACAAGCCCTACCTGCTGGCCATGGCCAACGCCGGCCCCGGCACCAACGGCTCGCAGTTCTTCATCACCGTCTCCCCCACGACGTGGCTGAACCGCAAGCACACCATCTTCGGCGAGGTCACCGACCCGGCCAGCCAGAAGGTCGTCGACGCCATCATCGGCACGCAGACCAACCCCCGCAACGACCGTCCGGTCAAGGACGTCGTCATCGAGTCGGTCGTCGTCGAGACGCGCTGA
- a CDS encoding rhomboid family intramembrane serine protease: MDEAAAAAHNAHHAPVCYQHPDRETGVRCTRCERPICPECMVSASVGFQCPQCVRGGSGTGHAPTASQPRTLAGGTVTADPRLLTKILIGVNLAVFLAQLSVGDTFTNQYELIGRAQYSLFGPIQGVAEGQYYRLLTSMFLHSPTSFTHILFNMLSLWWIGGPLEAALGRARYLALYFASGLAGSALTYLLAEPNAPSLGASGAIFGLFGATGVLMRRLNYDLRPLIGLLVINLIITFYPGFNIAWQAHIGGLVAGVAVGYAMVHAPRERRTLVQYGTCALVLAVVVVLTLVRTAQLT, translated from the coding sequence ATGGACGAGGCCGCAGCCGCCGCACACAACGCCCACCACGCGCCCGTGTGCTACCAGCACCCGGACCGCGAGACCGGTGTGCGCTGCACCCGCTGTGAACGCCCCATCTGCCCCGAGTGCATGGTCAGCGCCTCGGTCGGCTTCCAATGCCCCCAGTGCGTGCGCGGCGGCAGCGGCACCGGACACGCACCGACCGCCTCCCAGCCACGCACCCTCGCCGGCGGCACGGTCACAGCCGACCCCCGGCTCCTCACCAAGATCCTGATCGGCGTCAACCTCGCCGTCTTCCTGGCACAGCTCTCCGTCGGCGACACCTTCACCAACCAGTACGAGCTGATCGGCCGGGCCCAGTACTCCCTGTTCGGCCCGATCCAGGGCGTCGCCGAGGGGCAGTACTACCGCCTGCTCACCTCGATGTTCCTGCACTCGCCGACCAGCTTCACCCACATCCTCTTCAACATGCTCAGCCTGTGGTGGATCGGCGGCCCCCTGGAAGCCGCCCTCGGCCGCGCCCGCTACCTCGCGCTGTACTTCGCCTCGGGCCTGGCCGGCAGCGCGCTCACCTATCTGCTCGCCGAGCCCAACGCACCCTCGCTCGGCGCCTCCGGAGCGATCTTCGGCCTCTTCGGCGCGACCGGCGTACTGATGCGCCGCCTCAACTACGACTTGCGCCCGCTCATCGGCCTGCTGGTGATCAACCTGATCATCACCTTCTACCCGGGCTTCAACATCGCCTGGCAGGCCCACATCGGCGGACTCGTCGCCGGAGTCGCCGTCGGCTACGCGATGGTCCACGCCCCGCGCGAGCGGCGCACGCTGGTCCAGTACGGCACCTGTGCACTCGTACTCGCCGTCGTGGTGGTACTCACGCTGGTCAGGACCGCTCAGCTCACCTGA
- the crgA gene encoding cell division protein CrgA, whose translation MPKSRIRKKADYTPPPAKQAQAIKLNSRAWVAPLMLAMFIIGLAWIVVFYVTDGSLPINALDNWNIVVGFGFIAAGFGVSTQWK comes from the coding sequence GTGCCGAAGTCACGTATCCGCAAGAAGGCCGACTACACGCCGCCGCCCGCCAAGCAGGCACAGGCGATCAAGCTGAACAGCCGTGCCTGGGTCGCGCCCCTCATGCTGGCCATGTTCATCATCGGCCTGGCCTGGATCGTCGTCTTCTATGTGACGGACGGCTCGCTGCCCATCAACGCCCTGGACAACTGGAACATCGTGGTCGGCTTCGGCTTCATCGCCGCCGGCTTCGGTGTCTCCACGCAGTGGAAGTAG
- a CDS encoding DUF881 domain-containing protein → MSNSADSPGTQSTGSGPGRRSRLRPVRMLTAAVFALAGLLFITSFNTAKGTDIRQDGSLLKLSDLIQQRSRKNKELDESNAALRGSVESLAESDDGSTKAQDRKLTGLEQSAGTQKLTGHGLTVTLNDAPPNATAKLPGYPEPQPDYLVIHQQDLQAVVNALWQGGAQGIEVMDQRLISTSAVRCVGNTLILQGRVYSPPYKITAIGDPDKLQRSLAASKAIQTYMVYVNVYGLGWKVTDDGTVTLPGYSGTVDLHYAKPVQ, encoded by the coding sequence TTGAGCAATTCTGCCGACTCCCCCGGGACGCAATCAACGGGCTCCGGCCCGGGTCGCCGGTCGCGTCTCCGCCCTGTGCGGATGCTCACGGCGGCTGTCTTCGCGCTTGCGGGGCTCCTCTTCATCACCAGCTTCAACACGGCCAAGGGCACGGACATCCGTCAGGACGGCTCCCTGCTGAAGCTGTCCGATCTGATCCAGCAGCGCAGCCGTAAGAACAAGGAGCTGGACGAGTCCAACGCGGCCCTGCGTGGGAGTGTGGAGTCGCTGGCCGAGAGCGATGACGGCAGCACCAAGGCGCAGGACCGGAAACTCACCGGCTTGGAGCAGAGTGCCGGCACCCAGAAGCTGACCGGCCATGGCCTCACCGTCACCCTGAACGACGCTCCGCCCAACGCGACCGCCAAGCTCCCTGGCTATCCCGAGCCGCAGCCCGACTACCTGGTCATCCACCAGCAGGATCTGCAGGCCGTGGTGAACGCCCTGTGGCAGGGCGGTGCCCAGGGCATCGAGGTCATGGACCAGCGGCTGATCTCGACCAGTGCGGTGCGTTGTGTCGGCAATACGCTGATCCTGCAGGGCCGGGTCTACTCGCCGCCGTACAAGATCACGGCGATCGGGGATCCGGACAAGCTGCAGCGGTCGCTCGCGGCGAGCAAGGCGATCCAGACGTACATGGTGTACGTCAATGTCTACGGTCTCGGCTGGAAAGTCACCGATGACGGGACGGTGACTCTTCCCGGCTACTCGGGCACAGTGGATCTGCACTACGCCAAGCCCGTGCAGTAG
- a CDS encoding class E sortase — protein MRVIVRTVSELCITVGTLIVLFVAYVLFWTGVRADGAMNDQIDQLHRQWSKGSMQPAAAAGAPSDEPSATVTKLAPYRYGKAFAIMYIPRLGFTWNKPVLEGTGRDVLAKGLAHYAGTAQLGQEGNFAVAGHRRTYGDPFKDFPELRPGDAVVLTDGTTWFTYRIDKGPYKTVPTDVEVIDPVPRKSGYTRPGRYLTLTTCDPEWGHSHRLIVWAHLDSTQSVEAGEPWPLRR, from the coding sequence GTGCGCGTGATCGTCCGGACCGTCAGCGAGCTGTGCATCACCGTCGGCACCCTGATCGTGCTCTTTGTCGCCTATGTGCTGTTCTGGACGGGCGTGCGGGCGGACGGTGCCATGAACGACCAGATCGACCAGCTGCACCGGCAGTGGTCGAAGGGGAGCATGCAGCCGGCTGCCGCGGCGGGCGCCCCTTCGGACGAGCCGTCGGCCACCGTGACGAAACTGGCGCCGTACCGCTACGGCAAGGCCTTCGCGATCATGTACATCCCGCGGCTCGGTTTCACGTGGAACAAGCCCGTGTTGGAGGGCACCGGCCGGGATGTGCTGGCGAAGGGCCTCGCCCACTATGCGGGCACCGCGCAGCTCGGCCAGGAGGGGAACTTCGCGGTGGCCGGTCACCGGCGCACCTATGGCGATCCGTTCAAGGACTTCCCCGAGCTGCGCCCCGGGGACGCTGTCGTCCTCACGGACGGGACGACGTGGTTCACGTATCGGATCGACAAAGGGCCCTACAAAACCGTGCCGACGGACGTTGAGGTGATCGACCCTGTGCCACGTAAGTCCGGGTATACGCGTCCGGGCCGGTATCTGACGCTGACCACGTGTGATCCGGAATGGGGGCACAGTCACCGGCTGATCGTCTGGGCGCACCTGGACTCCACCCAGTCTGTGGAGGCAGGAGAACCGTGGCCGCTGCGCCGTTAG
- a CDS encoding aminodeoxychorismate/anthranilate synthase component II, which yields MSARILVVDNYDSFVFNLVQYLYQLGAECEVLRNDEVSTAHAQDGFDGVLLSPGPGTPEEAGVCVDMVRHCAATGVPVFGVCLGMQSMQVAYGGVVDRAPELLHGKTSLVEHEGKGVFAGLPSPFTATRYHSLAAEPATVPAELEVTARTHDGIIMGLRHRELRVEGVQFHPESVLTEHGHRMLANWLVECGDQGAVARSAGLAPVVGRATA from the coding sequence GTGAGTGCGCGGATTCTCGTCGTTGACAACTACGACAGCTTCGTCTTCAACCTCGTCCAGTACCTGTACCAGCTGGGTGCCGAGTGCGAGGTGCTGCGCAACGACGAGGTGTCGACGGCGCACGCCCAGGACGGCTTCGACGGTGTGCTGCTCTCGCCTGGACCGGGGACGCCGGAGGAGGCGGGTGTCTGCGTGGACATGGTGCGCCACTGTGCCGCGACCGGGGTGCCGGTCTTCGGTGTCTGCCTCGGTATGCAGTCGATGCAGGTGGCGTACGGCGGTGTGGTGGACCGGGCGCCGGAGCTGCTGCACGGCAAGACCTCGCTGGTGGAGCACGAGGGCAAGGGCGTCTTCGCCGGGCTGCCCTCACCCTTCACGGCGACCCGCTACCACTCCCTGGCCGCCGAGCCGGCGACGGTCCCGGCCGAGCTGGAGGTGACCGCCCGCACCCACGACGGCATCATCATGGGCCTGCGTCACCGGGAACTCCGGGTCGAGGGCGTGCAGTTCCACCCCGAGTCGGTGCTGACCGAGCACGGTCACCGGATGCTGGCCAACTGGCTGGTGGAGTGCGGCGACCAGGGTGCCGTGGCGAGGTCGGCGGGGCTCGCCCCGGTGGTGGGCAGGGCCACGGCGTGA
- a CDS encoding class E sortase, which translates to MTALRPERETDASYGDQSYEASGALGDWDAAGAGHPGSYAESYDDPYEGDPYDGDPYEDDPYRPSLDDETVALRMPGAAPGPESEPIRAAAASSASLATGPATGGRAARRKAAKRRGGRHGGGGREAAPAETPSADAESGRPLSRVEARRQARLRKPSPAVLASRVIGEVFITTGVLMLLFVTYQLWWTNVRAQAQAGSEAHQLQDDWASGKRAPGVFAPGQGFAILHIPTLDVVAPIAEGVSTEKVLNKGMVGHYGEAPLKTAMPDAKTGNFGLAAHRNTHGEPFRYINKLKPGDAVVVETQDEYFVYKVTSTLPMTSPSNTSVLDPVPPGSGFTQPGRYITLTTCTPEFTSKYRLVVWGKMVEERPRSKGKPDALIE; encoded by the coding sequence GTGACCGCGCTGCGCCCGGAGCGCGAGACCGATGCCTCGTACGGGGATCAGTCGTACGAGGCTTCCGGTGCGCTTGGGGACTGGGACGCGGCGGGAGCCGGGCACCCGGGGTCGTACGCGGAGTCGTACGACGATCCGTACGAGGGCGACCCGTACGACGGCGATCCATACGAAGACGACCCGTACCGGCCGTCCCTGGACGACGAGACGGTGGCGCTGCGGATGCCCGGTGCGGCGCCGGGCCCGGAGAGCGAGCCCATACGCGCCGCTGCGGCCTCTTCTGCCTCCTTGGCCACTGGACCCGCAACCGGTGGCCGTGCCGCCCGCAGAAAGGCCGCCAAGCGGCGCGGTGGGCGCCATGGTGGCGGTGGCCGGGAGGCGGCACCCGCCGAGACACCGTCGGCGGACGCGGAGTCCGGGCGGCCGCTGTCCCGGGTGGAGGCGCGGCGGCAGGCGCGGTTGCGCAAGCCGAGCCCGGCCGTCCTCGCGAGCCGGGTGATCGGCGAGGTGTTCATCACCACCGGTGTGCTGATGCTGCTGTTCGTCACCTATCAGCTGTGGTGGACCAATGTCCGTGCCCAGGCGCAGGCGGGCAGCGAGGCGCACCAGTTGCAGGACGACTGGGCGAGCGGCAAGCGGGCCCCGGGTGTCTTCGCGCCGGGGCAGGGCTTCGCCATACTGCACATTCCCACGCTGGACGTGGTCGCGCCGATCGCGGAGGGCGTCAGTACCGAGAAGGTGCTGAACAAGGGCATGGTCGGGCACTACGGCGAGGCTCCGCTGAAGACGGCGATGCCTGACGCGAAGACCGGCAACTTCGGTTTGGCCGCGCACCGCAACACGCATGGTGAACCGTTCCGGTACATCAACAAGCTCAAGCCCGGTGACGCGGTCGTGGTCGAGACGCAGGACGAGTACTTCGTGTACAAGGTGACCAGCACGTTGCCGATGACCTCGCCGTCCAACACGAGTGTGCTGGATCCGGTTCCGCCGGGTTCGGGATTCACCCAACCAGGCCGCTACATCACCCTCACCACGTGTACGCCTGAGTTCACCAGCAAGTACCGGTTGGTGGTCTGGGGCAAGATGGTTGAGGAACGCCCGCGCAGCAAGGGCAAGCCGGACGCGCTCATCGAGTAG
- a CDS encoding class E sortase translates to MSATTDDTAEHTDASDPSPAPPGRRPGRIARTVSVIGELLITAGLLLALFVVYSLWWTNVIADRKADKQADKVRQHWAQTTDAGPGALDTKDGIGFLHVPSMKNGVVLVEKGTGTDVLNDGVAGYYLDPVKATLPTTGKTGNFALAAHRDGHGAKFHNIDKVKKGDPIVFETRDDWYVYKVFSILPETSKYNVKVLSAIPKESGKNMPGHYITLTTCTPVYTSEYRYVVWGELVRVEKVNSKRTPPAELRG, encoded by the coding sequence GTGTCAGCGACCACCGACGACACCGCAGAACACACGGACGCGTCCGACCCGAGTCCCGCCCCGCCCGGCCGGCGTCCAGGGCGGATCGCGAGGACGGTCAGCGTCATCGGTGAACTCCTCATCACGGCGGGCCTGTTGCTCGCCCTCTTCGTCGTCTACTCACTCTGGTGGACGAACGTGATAGCGGATCGCAAGGCGGACAAGCAGGCCGACAAGGTCCGTCAGCACTGGGCCCAGACGACGGACGCCGGTCCGGGCGCGCTGGACACCAAGGACGGCATCGGCTTCCTGCATGTGCCGTCGATGAAGAACGGCGTGGTCCTGGTGGAGAAGGGCACGGGCACCGACGTCCTCAACGACGGCGTGGCCGGCTACTACCTGGACCCGGTCAAGGCCACGCTCCCCACCACCGGCAAGACCGGCAACTTCGCCCTGGCCGCGCACCGCGACGGCCACGGAGCCAAGTTCCACAACATCGACAAGGTGAAGAAGGGCGACCCGATCGTCTTCGAGACGCGGGACGACTGGTACGTCTACAAGGTCTTCTCGATCCTTCCGGAGACTTCGAAGTACAACGTCAAGGTCCTCTCAGCGATCCCGAAGGAGTCCGGCAAGAACATGCCGGGCCACTACATCACCCTGACGACCTGCACGCCCGTGTACACCTCGGAGTACCGCTATGTGGTGTGGGGTGAGCTGGTGCGGGTGGAGAAGGTGAACAGCAAGCGGACGCCTCCGGCGGAACTGCGGGGCTAG
- the pknB gene encoding Stk1 family PASTA domain-containing Ser/Thr kinase produces MEEPRRLGGRYELGQVLGRGGMAEVYLAHDTRLGRTVAVKTLRADLARDPSFQARFRREAQSAASLNHPAIVAVYDTGEDYIDGVSIPYIVMEYVDGSTLRELLHSGRKLLPERAMEMTVGILQGLEYAHRNGIVHRDIKPANVMLTRNGQVKVMDFGIARAMGDSGMTMTQTAAVIGTAQYLSPEQAKGEQVDARSDLYSTGCLLYELLTVRPPFVGDSPVAVAYQHVREEPQAPSVFDPEITPEMDAIVLKALVKDPNYRYQSADEMRADIEACLDGQPVAATAALGAVGYGGYPDDQPTTALRPDAGGGATTMLPPMNPDDGGYGYDESPGRRGRQQKKSHTSTILLVVAGILVLIGAILIGKWVASGGNTADKPFDAPNFVGQSYGDAQKMAVNADLKLGAPTRKPCDNQPKGNVCSQDPTAGTKVKKGDTINLVVSTGAPKVDVPDVRGLQFDQAQSQLTDKGFKVEQQTQESTQTPGVVIDQDPRGGTSKQKGTTITLTVAKAAEKVTIPGDLVGKSCDDAKSELQNLGLAPGDCTQTPTANQAQDGKVLSTNPAAGQQVAKNTPVAISVGKFQGGGQTQGQVPNVTGQPLKQAEQILQQSGYTNIQITGPNDDKARVIQQTPAAGTQADPSSTQIALTTLDIGGGGNGNGGFLGGNNG; encoded by the coding sequence TGGCGGTGAAGACGCTGCGCGCGGACCTCGCGCGTGATCCGTCCTTCCAGGCCCGGTTCCGCCGGGAGGCCCAGTCGGCCGCCTCGCTCAACCATCCCGCGATCGTGGCGGTCTACGACACGGGCGAGGACTACATCGACGGGGTCTCCATCCCGTACATCGTGATGGAGTACGTCGACGGCTCCACGCTCCGTGAGCTTCTTCACAGCGGCCGCAAGCTGCTGCCCGAGCGGGCCATGGAAATGACCGTGGGCATCCTCCAGGGCCTGGAGTACGCCCACCGCAACGGCATCGTCCACCGCGACATCAAGCCGGCCAACGTCATGCTGACCCGCAACGGCCAGGTCAAGGTGATGGACTTCGGCATCGCCCGCGCCATGGGCGACTCCGGCATGACCATGACGCAGACGGCGGCGGTCATCGGCACGGCCCAGTACCTCTCGCCGGAGCAGGCCAAGGGCGAGCAGGTCGACGCCCGCTCCGACCTGTACTCGACGGGCTGTCTCCTCTACGAACTGCTGACGGTCCGCCCGCCCTTCGTCGGCGACTCCCCCGTGGCCGTGGCCTACCAGCACGTCCGCGAGGAGCCGCAGGCCCCGTCGGTCTTCGACCCCGAGATCACCCCCGAGATGGACGCGATCGTCCTGAAGGCGCTGGTCAAGGACCCGAACTATCGCTACCAGTCGGCCGACGAGATGCGCGCCGACATCGAGGCCTGCCTCGACGGCCAGCCCGTCGCAGCGACAGCCGCGCTGGGCGCGGTGGGCTACGGCGGCTACCCCGACGACCAGCCGACCACGGCCCTGCGCCCGGACGCCGGCGGCGGAGCGACCACGATGCTCCCGCCGATGAACCCGGACGACGGCGGCTACGGCTACGACGAGAGCCCGGGCCGCCGCGGCCGGCAGCAGAAGAAGTCCCACACCTCCACGATCCTGCTGGTGGTCGCGGGCATCCTGGTCCTGATCGGCGCGATCCTGATCGGCAAGTGGGTGGCGAGCGGGGGCAACACCGCGGACAAGCCGTTCGACGCCCCCAACTTCGTCGGCCAGTCCTACGGCGACGCCCAGAAGATGGCCGTGAACGCGGACCTGAAACTCGGCGCCCCCACCCGCAAGCCCTGTGACAACCAGCCCAAGGGCAACGTCTGCTCCCAGGACCCCACGGCCGGGACGAAGGTGAAGAAGGGCGACACGATCAACCTGGTGGTGTCGACGGGTGCGCCGAAGGTGGACGTGCCGGACGTCCGCGGGCTCCAGTTCGACCAGGCCCAGTCCCAGCTGACGGACAAGGGCTTCAAGGTCGAGCAGCAGACCCAGGAGTCGACCCAAACGCCCGGCGTGGTCATCGACCAGGACCCGCGCGGAGGCACCAGCAAGCAGAAGGGCACCACGATCACCCTCACGGTCGCCAAGGCCGCGGAAAAGGTGACCATCCCCGGCGACCTCGTCGGCAAGTCCTGCGACGACGCGAAGTCCGAGCTGCAGAACCTGGGCCTGGCTCCGGGCGACTGCACCCAGACCCCCACCGCCAACCAGGCCCAGGACGGCAAGGTCCTGTCGACCAACCCGGCGGCGGGCCAGCAGGTGGCCAAGAACACGCCGGTCGCGATCAGCGTCGGCAAGTTCCAGGGCGGCGGCCAGACGCAGGGCCAGGTGCCGAACGTCACGGGCCAGCCCCTGAAGCAGGCCGAGCAGATCCTGCAGCAGAGCGGCTACACGAACATCCAGATCACCGGACCGAACGACGACAAGGCACGGGTCATCCAGCAGACCCCGGCAGCGGGAACCCAGGCCGACCCGAGCAGCACCCAGATCGCCCTGACCACCCTGGACATCGGCGGTGGCGGCAACGGCAACGGCGGCTTCCTCGGCGGCAACAACGGCTGA